The Paenibacillus sophorae genome has a segment encoding these proteins:
- a CDS encoding phage tail domain-containing protein: MSRWIQLINLSGIYTSPPFSIPIEADGVISKVSWDADTPEGSSIVVQTRYTTDGYNWSEWRNCTNNGQIPEVNEDMSLYNLQLVFRVLFNSSSYDTSPKFKNIAFDFEPVIVFNNDGDKICNPEIWITKVENGDFSIVNLSHNNDEFKFASLVNNETVYVNNETQDIQTSLAVTYRYKDFNDNYLSFPIGKNVLKINGKADIKFRYQFKFA; this comes from the coding sequence ATGAGCAGATGGATACAATTAATAAATTTAAGCGGAATATATACCTCTCCCCCATTTTCAATTCCTATTGAAGCAGATGGAGTTATAAGTAAAGTTTCATGGGATGCTGATACACCAGAAGGAAGTTCTATTGTTGTTCAAACACGATATACAACAGACGGTTACAATTGGTCTGAATGGCGAAACTGCACAAACAATGGACAAATCCCCGAAGTTAATGAAGATATGAGTTTGTATAACTTACAACTTGTCTTCAGAGTTTTATTTAATTCAAGTTCATATGACACATCCCCAAAGTTCAAGAATATTGCTTTTGATTTTGAGCCTGTCATAGTGTTTAACAATGATGGTGATAAAATTTGTAACCCTGAAATATGGATTACAAAAGTTGAAAATGGCGATTTTAGTATCGTTAATTTATCGCATAACAATGATGAGTTTAAATTTGCATCGCTAGTCAATAATGAAACGGTTTATGTTAACAACGAAACACAAGATATTCAGACAAGTCTAGCAGTTACATATCGATATAAAGATTTTAATGATAATTATCTATCCTTTCCAATAGGTAAGAATGTTTTGAAAATTAATGGAAAAGCAGATATTAAGTTTCGTTATCAATTTAAATTTGCATAG
- a CDS encoding phage tail domain-containing protein: protein MTIRDSLYFSYAGKKSVDYGIYNVNINGGMQEEPFAASREIQEEKIKGRDRPYFQSVEKQPLQFSVSFAFEDAWDTQKLREVTRWLTEHDYYQELYFTNELGVNPEKVYYALAVDDSTIVHNCLRQGYVNLTFRCDGAYAYSPITTSPLYKWRESTYSNNITDFSSGEKKSVIEDVEGNLVLNPHRTKWSDFSPTMKWYELDQLYT from the coding sequence ATGACAATACGCGACTCCCTCTACTTTTCTTATGCTGGAAAAAAATCTGTCGATTATGGAATTTATAATGTAAATATAAATGGCGGAATGCAAGAGGAACCATTTGCGGCTTCACGAGAAATCCAAGAAGAAAAAATAAAAGGTCGTGATCGCCCCTATTTCCAAAGTGTTGAAAAGCAGCCACTTCAATTTTCAGTTTCATTTGCTTTTGAAGATGCTTGGGACACACAAAAACTTAGAGAAGTAACAAGATGGCTGACAGAGCACGATTATTATCAAGAACTATATTTCACTAATGAACTTGGAGTGAACCCAGAAAAGGTTTACTATGCGTTGGCGGTTGATGATTCAACTATAGTCCATAATTGTCTTCGACAAGGATACGTAAATCTCACCTTTCGCTGTGACGGAGCATATGCTTATTCGCCTATCACAACTTCACCACTGTATAAATGGAGAGAAAGTACATATTCAAATAATATTACTGATTTTTCTTCTGGTGAAAAAAAGTCAGTTATTGAAGATGTTGAAGGAAATTTAGTTTTGAATCCTCATCGCACTAAATGGAGTGACTTTTCGCCTACAATGAAGTGGTATGAATTAGATCAACTTTATACATAA
- a CDS encoding phage tail spike protein, giving the protein MFLTRPNREIISKLSEAYNVSIETKINDVYTLTFSLPFYIDINHRLERNKNVDLLREKYWVKVVLGSKIEWFIINEINNTVGNDSESKTVKCFAGYHELTNRNIEEYSVESYNAEQVLTDVLAPSLWTIDYLDADFKLTYRAFDFPENNILDCVFSVAETYNAIVSFNTDSRTISMTKPELTGVNRGLTFSYGKYMKSMDHTIKTDEIVTRMSASGQDGLGIQRVNPTGQNYIENYGYWIYPFERDAQGNIVQSSYFMSDSLCSALLDYEILVENNAGLFSGYLDYLETYETDLSTLNVEMNVLQNEEAAVQQVELAQQFDGKMFKEKYEHIDNTQRTFSLNASYAYAVMIKIANNNGLSVYLDGQIKPTVIGQWVVLGKVNNISLTSVSISGGNSEVFIEVANISISENETSGNEEAIINRYCLDHKQDQITTKQNEINIKTNDINTVKTQITSLQSLLSAENNFTTEQLRELNLFMYERKYNDENIIDAQDLYDATKEKFNELQQPQLDISIDIVNFLEVIEEQANWNKLNLGDFVNVKYEPTNTNITARITQIDYDYEEFKIKLVLSNAKNANDEEKRLEKFLKNTQNTNITVDINKNPWGKAVIDTSEMSQLFENFWNKITNEINMASNEYVTLDRTGLTIVDPNDPLRFLRATHGVLALTDNGGLLYRTAISASGIIAEQVLGKIILGQRVVIGTNDGIWMTEGPQTTITDRYGRIAMKFGLYEENPDLYGIVVNRYDGYLPDSALINRIIINSEDGFKIQRWTGAAFEDKLYADYQGYLFSEDMTTKRLKIVSDTDELMLDSYTKFMDIGKFDNILTDGKLTSLEKLQVLGERTRIMSEYVKLLAQANDYKTTTRDSTIRIDPSNLTNTYNTLIDYLSPLLDDMNATTSVDRSEFIQRFKDYYDEVTNIINAINDSIRYSSVQLGTYYNNVVMTSEDGILVTRSDTMYRTVMNAIKGFAIQRNTNTAEDPIWQDLFWADTNGWITAEGLRINNSFFTEGDITAANINGSSITLRSPDGGVMKLFPGLNKGFWAGINAENPEDAPTWIKMDGTAIFKKLIVTNGNNELMIDSENNLINFNNWSATGIAALDAQLISANMVSAELGYISDIVAKSLSTMTRAAIAGWSNFIEIQGKTIDWVTGHVVQGEQITVNGKPMYWVSSSQTGLMTTDVTPWPVYKYSSDDNNKLVKMRAGFDGDGNDANPFIDMGIGDGSPNGAKARIYKYNGGWKVSYGSSNYGKDRSIDLRDDGITILSDGSNFNAKSKDFNFIVDSGIYKISLSNGSTFEISPTNGLSGNIVGPINLTSSGPMNFKAPSYNFDN; this is encoded by the coding sequence ATGTTTTTGACAAGACCGAATCGCGAGATAATTAGTAAACTAAGCGAAGCCTACAATGTTTCTATCGAAACTAAGATAAATGATGTATATACATTAACTTTTTCTCTCCCGTTCTATATCGACATCAACCATCGTTTGGAGCGTAATAAAAATGTTGACTTACTTCGTGAAAAATATTGGGTTAAAGTCGTTTTGGGAAGTAAAATAGAGTGGTTTATTATTAATGAAATTAATAATACTGTTGGTAATGACTCAGAGTCAAAAACCGTAAAGTGTTTTGCTGGATATCATGAATTAACCAATAGAAATATTGAAGAATATTCAGTGGAATCTTATAATGCCGAACAAGTTTTAACAGATGTCTTAGCTCCTAGTTTATGGACTATAGATTATTTGGATGCTGACTTTAAATTAACCTACCGTGCTTTTGATTTTCCAGAAAACAATATTCTAGATTGTGTGTTCTCTGTTGCTGAAACGTATAATGCAATTGTTAGTTTTAATACTGATTCAAGAACAATCAGTATGACTAAACCAGAATTAACAGGTGTTAATAGAGGACTTACTTTCTCATATGGTAAGTATATGAAGTCTATGGATCATACCATAAAAACAGATGAAATCGTCACAAGAATGTCCGCATCTGGTCAAGATGGATTAGGAATTCAAAGAGTTAATCCCACTGGACAAAACTATATTGAGAATTATGGATATTGGATATACCCGTTTGAAAGAGATGCGCAGGGAAACATTGTTCAATCAAGTTATTTTATGAGTGACAGTTTATGTTCTGCCCTACTCGACTATGAAATATTGGTCGAAAATAATGCGGGATTGTTCTCGGGATATCTAGATTATCTTGAAACATATGAAACAGACTTAAGTACATTAAATGTTGAAATGAACGTGTTACAGAATGAAGAAGCAGCGGTTCAACAAGTGGAACTAGCTCAACAATTTGATGGTAAAATGTTTAAAGAGAAATATGAACATATTGACAATACTCAAAGAACTTTTTCTTTAAATGCTTCTTATGCGTATGCCGTTATGATCAAGATTGCAAATAACAATGGGTTAAGTGTTTATCTTGATGGGCAAATTAAACCAACCGTTATAGGTCAGTGGGTTGTACTAGGTAAGGTGAACAATATCTCTCTTACCAGCGTTTCAATTTCTGGAGGAAACTCAGAAGTATTTATTGAAGTTGCAAATATTAGTATTTCTGAAAATGAAACTTCAGGAAACGAAGAAGCAATCATTAATAGATATTGTTTAGATCACAAACAAGATCAAATTACAACAAAGCAAAATGAAATTAACATTAAGACAAATGATATCAATACTGTTAAAACTCAAATTACCTCTCTTCAATCGCTTCTGTCTGCTGAAAATAACTTCACTACTGAACAATTGCGCGAATTGAACTTATTCATGTATGAACGTAAATATAATGATGAAAATATTATTGATGCACAAGATTTATATGATGCCACTAAAGAAAAGTTCAATGAGTTACAACAGCCTCAATTAGATATATCTATAGACATTGTTAACTTTCTAGAAGTTATTGAAGAACAAGCAAATTGGAATAAACTTAATCTTGGTGATTTTGTAAATGTAAAATACGAACCGACCAATACCAATATAACAGCTAGAATCACACAGATTGATTATGACTACGAAGAGTTTAAAATTAAATTGGTTCTGTCTAATGCAAAAAATGCAAATGATGAAGAAAAACGTTTAGAGAAATTTCTTAAGAATACACAAAATACCAATATCACAGTCGATATAAATAAGAACCCTTGGGGAAAAGCAGTTATAGATACATCGGAAATGAGCCAATTATTCGAAAATTTCTGGAACAAAATTACCAATGAAATTAATATGGCTTCAAATGAATATGTAACTCTTGATCGTACAGGATTGACAATCGTTGATCCAAATGACCCATTGAGATTCCTGAGGGCAACACATGGAGTTTTGGCATTGACCGATAACGGCGGACTACTGTATCGAACTGCAATTTCCGCAAGTGGCATCATAGCAGAGCAAGTACTGGGCAAAATAATTTTGGGTCAGCGCGTCGTCATAGGCACAAATGACGGTATTTGGATGACTGAAGGGCCACAGACAACAATTACTGACAGGTATGGTCGTATCGCAATGAAATTTGGCCTGTATGAAGAAAACCCAGACTTGTATGGAATAGTAGTCAATCGATACGATGGATATCTTCCAGATTCCGCACTTATAAACAGAATAATCATTAATTCCGAGGACGGATTCAAAATCCAGCGATGGACAGGAGCAGCGTTTGAAGACAAGCTATACGCTGATTATCAGGGCTATCTCTTCTCTGAAGATATGACAACAAAACGTCTCAAAATTGTATCCGATACAGATGAATTGATGTTGGACAGCTATACAAAATTTATGGACATCGGGAAATTTGATAATATTCTAACGGATGGGAAATTAACTTCACTAGAAAAATTACAGGTTCTTGGTGAACGTACAAGAATAATGAGTGAGTATGTTAAGTTGCTTGCTCAAGCCAATGATTATAAGACTACCACAAGAGATTCAACTATTAGAATTGACCCTTCTAATTTAACAAATACTTATAATACATTAATTGATTACCTCTCCCCCCTACTCGACGATATGAATGCTACAACATCTGTTGATCGAAGCGAGTTTATCCAGAGGTTTAAAGATTACTACGATGAAGTTACAAATATCATCAATGCTATCAATGATTCGATTCGGTACTCATCTGTGCAACTTGGAACATATTATAACAATGTGGTCATGACAAGCGAAGACGGTATTTTAGTTACTCGTAGTGATACTATGTACCGTACAGTGATGAATGCAATTAAAGGATTCGCCATACAAAGAAATACAAATACCGCCGAAGATCCAATATGGCAAGATTTGTTCTGGGCCGATACGAACGGATGGATTACAGCAGAAGGATTAAGAATTAATAATTCATTCTTTACCGAAGGCGATATTACAGCGGCTAATATTAATGGATCTTCTATTACATTACGCTCTCCAGATGGTGGAGTGATGAAACTATTCCCAGGATTAAACAAGGGGTTTTGGGCTGGCATAAATGCCGAAAATCCAGAAGATGCTCCTACATGGATTAAAATGGATGGTACAGCAATTTTCAAGAAGTTAATTGTTACCAATGGTAATAATGAATTAATGATAGATAGTGAAAACAATCTAATTAATTTCAATAACTGGAGTGCGACAGGAATCGCGGCTCTTGATGCTCAATTGATTAGTGCAAACATGGTTAGTGCGGAACTGGGATATATTTCGGATATTGTTGCTAAGTCACTATCTACAATGACTAGGGCAGCAATTGCAGGTTGGTCTAACTTTATTGAGATTCAAGGAAAAACTATCGATTGGGTTACAGGACATGTTGTTCAGGGAGAACAAATTACCGTAAACGGAAAACCTATGTACTGGGTCAGTTCTTCTCAAACAGGATTAATGACTACTGATGTCACACCGTGGCCCGTTTATAAGTACAGTTCTGATGACAATAATAAATTGGTCAAAATGAGAGCTGGATTTGACGGCGATGGCAACGATGCAAATCCTTTTATCGATATGGGTATTGGTGACGGATCACCAAACGGAGCCAAAGCAAGAATTTATAAGTACAATGGTGGCTGGAAAGTTAGTTATGGTAGTAGTAACTATGGCAAAGATAGAAGTATTGATTTACGAGATGACGGTATAACTATCTTAAGTGACGGAAGTAATTTTAATGCTAAAAGCAAGGATTTTAACTTCATTGTTGATTCTGGCATATATAAAATTTCTTTATCTAATGGCTCAACTTTTGAAATATCACCAACTAATGGACTAAGTGGGAACATCGTTGGTCCAATTAATTTAACTTCTTCTGGCCCTATGAATTTTAAAGCTCCATCTTATAATTTTGATAACTAA
- a CDS encoding DUF6471 domain-containing protein has protein sequence MSSYIKKEIQMLLIQNDITMSQLVSSLNKKYGREDTIQNLNNKLTRGTIKFSEIKEIAEVLNYKLAWIPNDVYIEAGKNGVYYSPNVNK, from the coding sequence ATGTCTTCTTACATAAAAAAAGAAATTCAAATGTTATTAATACAAAATGACATAACTATGTCTCAGCTAGTATCAAGTCTTAATAAAAAATATGGTAGAGAAGATACTATACAAAATCTAAACAACAAATTGACACGTGGAACCATAAAATTTTCTGAAATTAAAGAGATAGCAGAAGTATTAAACTATAAACTTGCATGGATTCCGAACGATGTGTATATAGAAGCAGGGAAGAATGGGGTGTATTATTCTCCAAACGTAAATAAATAG
- a CDS encoding BRO-N domain-containing protein, with product MIKTFEHELFGQIRTTVKDDEVYFNLYDTGLALGYTKKNGIGTVYLFKDRLAKICESFDITGVYGTYTDEKAMITKESDFENLYIIEENIYDLIFESQAKNARSFRKWVTSDVLPAIRRDGMYVSEDATHEQVKFNPDVFMSNLDDYNITKLYDLIEAFLSFHREKKTRLPFKRKSAKHHGNKKFKDHIDSMEEIRDQLMSFLEAKIHQFNDSNQAGLAQEYVRIKGMVHWKVENMRYRTAACK from the coding sequence ATGATTAAGACTTTTGAGCACGAACTATTTGGACAGATTAGAACGACTGTGAAAGACGATGAAGTGTATTTCAATTTGTATGATACTGGCTTGGCATTGGGTTATACAAAAAAGAATGGTATTGGCACTGTATATCTATTTAAAGATAGATTGGCAAAAATTTGCGAATCCTTTGATATTACTGGTGTGTACGGCACGTACACAGATGAAAAAGCCATGATTACCAAAGAAAGTGATTTTGAGAATTTGTATATTATCGAAGAGAACATTTACGATTTGATTTTTGAGTCTCAGGCAAAAAATGCTCGATCATTCCGTAAATGGGTTACAAGTGATGTCCTCCCTGCTATTCGTAGAGACGGAATGTATGTTTCCGAAGACGCTACACACGAACAAGTAAAATTCAATCCAGATGTATTCATGTCTAATCTTGATGATTATAATATTACAAAGCTTTATGATTTGATTGAGGCATTTCTTTCTTTCCACAGAGAGAAGAAAACGAGACTTCCTTTTAAACGCAAAAGTGCCAAGCATCACGGAAATAAGAAATTCAAAGATCATATCGACAGTATGGAAGAAATTCGAGATCAATTGATGAGTTTTCTTGAGGCAAAAATACATCAATTTAATGATTCCAATCAAGCTGGATTGGCACAAGAATATGTACGGATTAAGGGCATGGTTCACTGGAAAGTTGAAAACATGAGATATCGGACTGCTGCTTGCAAATAA
- a CDS encoding Panacea domain-containing protein: MDVIDVAKWFIKNDYDEPRNTIDGNMKLQKLLYFSQLVHLAKYGDKLFDEPINAFVNGSVVEKVRLKYRDDHRQFVQESKSFEDDLDETIQYTLSVVKDVFGDVDARELSNLNHLHVGWKEALEKSEISKGKYYKPLSIISYDTIMEHDIESIKKVLDAHESTIDSGKTFELINGVKFYYDPEEISFDDDLLEQLASFQGEESAYIVHMDEDGLVFY, translated from the coding sequence ATGGACGTAATTGATGTTGCGAAATGGTTTATAAAGAACGATTACGATGAGCCAAGAAACACAATTGATGGCAATATGAAATTACAAAAATTGCTATACTTTTCTCAGTTAGTGCATCTAGCTAAGTATGGAGACAAATTATTTGATGAACCAATTAATGCATTTGTAAATGGTTCAGTTGTTGAAAAAGTTAGATTAAAATATCGTGATGATCATAGACAATTTGTGCAAGAATCAAAGTCATTTGAAGATGATTTAGATGAAACCATACAATATACGTTATCTGTCGTAAAAGATGTGTTTGGTGATGTTGATGCAAGGGAACTTTCTAATTTAAATCATCTTCATGTTGGATGGAAAGAAGCCTTAGAAAAATCCGAGATAAGTAAGGGGAAATATTATAAGCCTCTAAGTATTATCTCATATGATACAATCATGGAACATGATATCGAAAGCATTAAAAAGGTTTTGGATGCTCATGAATCAACTATAGATTCAGGAAAAACTTTTGAATTAATAAACGGCGTTAAGTTTTATTATGATCCAGAAGAGATTAGTTTTGATGATGACCTCCTAGAACAACTCGCATCATTCCAAGGAGAGGAATCCGCCTATATTGTTCATATGGACGAGGACGGTCTGGTATTTTATTAA
- a CDS encoding ankyrin repeat domain-containing protein codes for MKKISTFILGAVVGVTLTAGTAATAATFLKATPKTVKIVVGSNQKAVEAMNVNNKLYVSVRDAGNSFGYSVSGVTTSTVAFKEGVTTSSGSTQTSGTSTGSATSTKEGGEYVEGLHDKYSTDGKLDADKIKAAIAAGEITVNAQDKETGNSILHYVVLEDNFAVYSVIKVNALNVNIQNKDGQTPLHLAVINERIFYLAELKDYKADAKIKDNAEKRPIDYAVKNSSTYISLEVYML; via the coding sequence ATGAAAAAAATATCTACATTCATCCTGGGTGCTGTTGTTGGAGTGACTCTTACTGCTGGAACAGCCGCAACAGCAGCGACATTTCTCAAGGCAACACCAAAAACAGTCAAAATTGTAGTGGGTAGCAATCAAAAGGCAGTAGAAGCTATGAACGTAAACAATAAACTGTATGTTTCAGTTCGTGACGCAGGAAATTCATTCGGATACTCAGTTAGCGGGGTAACAACTTCTACAGTTGCATTCAAAGAAGGAGTGACTACCAGTTCGGGAAGTACCCAAACTTCTGGAACAAGCACAGGAAGCGCAACATCAACTAAAGAGGGAGGGGAATATGTGGAGGGGCTACACGACAAGTATTCCACTGATGGAAAATTAGATGCTGATAAAATTAAGGCTGCAATTGCAGCGGGGGAAATTACGGTTAATGCGCAGGATAAAGAAACCGGAAATAGCATTTTGCACTACGTTGTTTTAGAAGATAATTTCGCTGTGTATTCAGTGATTAAAGTAAATGCTTTGAATGTTAATATTCAGAATAAAGATGGTCAAACACCATTACATTTGGCTGTAATAAATGAAAGAATTTTTTACTTGGCGGAACTTAAGGATTATAAAGCAGATGCAAAAATTAAAGACAATGCAGAAAAACGTCCGATAGATTATGCCGTCAAAAACTCGTCTACCTATATCAGTCTTGAAGTATATATGTTGTAA
- a CDS encoding discoidin domain-containing protein: MGSFGVNLIPQMTSMTAPGGVVTASTQSNTNTAWNAFNRDTADIGWNTASGTLIGWLAYEFSTATVIDAYVNYGYTDNRSPKNWTFEGSQDGTTWVVLDTRTNVTSYATPQEFTFTNTVAYKRYRINVTANNGSTTFLGIKELTMHKQYLNKILLSSENNVKSINTEKNMVVNTGSSVAFNNKVVTARNLAQTVMFKVKVDNLPSGTMDIISHINSGNVSKFKASISTIGTVVIYSAYTSSLASINLQTNSPLLNICDGKWHDIAYTWDGTTNSGAAKLYVDNMTTPYTTQTVSNIQTTETTGYLTVGNGTFGSFNIKDFASITRVATTQELSDFKAGSLSLSTANMNAYFKFQDSKNGTVDNLVTGTTISGVANNVDFVFPKIIDLKSSSEHNFLSYGLDNSLLVPDEIEGITDINDASVNLGTGKTFSHTIDLSKRKINKILFQ, from the coding sequence ATGGGTAGTTTTGGTGTAAATTTAATACCACAAATGACTTCAATGACTGCCCCAGGCGGTGTGGTTACTGCAAGTACGCAATCAAATACTAATACAGCTTGGAATGCCTTTAATAGAGATACAGCAGATATAGGATGGAACACCGCAAGCGGAACACTCATAGGATGGTTAGCATATGAATTTTCAACAGCAACAGTGATAGATGCTTATGTTAACTACGGATATACTGATAATAGATCGCCTAAAAACTGGACTTTTGAAGGTAGTCAAGATGGTACTACTTGGGTTGTGTTAGATACAAGGACGAACGTTACTTCTTATGCTACACCACAGGAGTTTACTTTTACAAATACAGTTGCTTATAAAAGATATAGAATCAACGTAACCGCGAACAATGGTAGCACAACTTTTTTAGGAATTAAAGAGTTAACAATGCACAAACAGTATCTAAATAAAATCTTACTTTCGTCCGAAAATAATGTAAAGTCAATAAATACTGAAAAAAATATGGTCGTGAATACTGGGTCTAGCGTGGCATTTAACAATAAAGTAGTAACTGCAAGAAATCTTGCACAGACAGTTATGTTTAAGGTGAAAGTAGATAATTTACCATCAGGAACAATGGATATAATCAGCCATATAAACTCAGGCAATGTTAGTAAATTTAAAGCATCTATAAGTACCATTGGAACAGTAGTTATATATTCCGCATACACATCTTCATTAGCTTCAATTAATCTACAAACCAACTCTCCTTTACTAAATATTTGTGATGGTAAATGGCACGACATAGCGTATACTTGGGACGGTACAACGAATAGCGGTGCAGCTAAATTGTATGTCGATAATATGACTACGCCCTATACGACTCAAACTGTTTCGAATATTCAAACTACTGAAACTACGGGATATTTAACCGTTGGTAATGGGACTTTTGGCAGTTTTAATATAAAAGATTTTGCTTCGATCACCAGAGTTGCTACTACACAAGAATTATCGGATTTTAAGGCAGGAAGCTTATCGCTATCTACAGCGAACATGAATGCTTATTTTAAATTTCAAGATAGCAAAAATGGTACAGTAGACAATTTGGTTACTGGAACAACGATAAGTGGCGTTGCCAATAATGTTGATTTTGTTTTCCCAAAGATAATAGACTTAAAATCATCTAGCGAACACAACTTTCTAAGTTATGGTTTAGACAACTCTCTTTTGGTTCCAGATGAAATCGAAGGAATTACCGATATCAATGATGCATCAGTTAATTTAGGTACAGGAAAAACATTTTCGCACACAATTGATTTATCGAAGAGGAAAATAAATAAGATATTATTTCAGTAA
- a CDS encoding discoidin domain-containing protein, with the protein MPTYSANIVPQMTASNAPTPYVISASSQIDATSYPAWKAFNRSVTGNFQSWLTPAGTLTGWLRIDLGVARIVGKYSLQLSNESGLDICMPKNWTFEGSNDTSNWTVLDTRSNEPSWTANARREYTFSNNTAYRYYRINVTANQGSINYLAISEMELMEVSILNKFLISSGNEYYAARPKTKGAEKIIPVMTTYTSNGVTVTGDTDGSSFQAWKLFDGVTSSLWLSNNISSSAKVEIDLGSNKQIPFSYTLTGSADTIPLSPQTWKVYGSNGDGWEELDSQTGIKNWILGETKEFTLKTTNSYNKYRLEIISSVSDGANRKSANEFNLIACKEGYDGTGLIIEPVAVEGSFIKNGMDKNTIVNLDTAFSRKSFVNRGDTAIGSGKVFKQSIDSTKIPIKNVTIT; encoded by the coding sequence ATGCCAACATATAGTGCAAATATAGTTCCGCAAATGACAGCTAGTAACGCACCAACACCATACGTGATATCTGCATCATCACAAATAGATGCAACCAGCTATCCAGCATGGAAAGCATTTAATAGGAGTGTTACAGGTAATTTTCAATCATGGTTAACTCCTGCTGGTACGTTGACAGGATGGTTGAGAATTGATTTAGGCGTTGCTAGAATTGTTGGGAAATACTCCCTTCAATTGAGCAACGAAAGTGGATTGGATATATGTATGCCTAAAAACTGGACTTTTGAAGGAAGTAATGACACTTCAAACTGGACTGTTTTAGATACAAGAAGTAATGAACCTTCATGGACTGCCAACGCAAGGAGAGAATACACATTTAGCAATAATACTGCTTACCGATATTATAGAATCAATGTAACCGCAAATCAAGGAAGTATCAATTATCTTGCAATATCCGAAATGGAATTGATGGAAGTTTCAATTTTAAATAAATTCTTGATTTCATCAGGTAACGAGTATTATGCTGCTCGTCCAAAGACAAAGGGAGCAGAAAAAATAATACCAGTTATGACCACATACACTTCAAATGGAGTAACTGTTACTGGCGATACTGATGGTTCATCCTTTCAGGCTTGGAAGTTATTCGATGGGGTAACTTCGAGCTTATGGTTGTCGAACAACATTTCTTCTTCAGCGAAGGTTGAGATTGATTTGGGTAGCAACAAACAGATTCCTTTCTCTTACACTCTAACAGGAAGTGCTGATACAATTCCTCTATCACCTCAAACGTGGAAAGTTTATGGGAGCAACGGTGATGGTTGGGAAGAATTAGATTCACAAACAGGAATTAAAAATTGGATATTGGGAGAAACCAAGGAATTCACTCTTAAAACGACAAACTCATATAACAAGTATAGGCTGGAAATAATCTCCTCTGTGTCTGATGGGGCAAACAGGAAGTCGGCAAATGAGTTTAATCTAATTGCATGTAAAGAAGGATATGATGGAACAGGGTTAATCATCGAACCCGTGGCAGTAGAAGGCAGTTTCATTAAGAACGGAATGGATAAAAATACTATTGTAAATTTGGATACTGCTTTTAGTAGAAAGTCATTTGTAAATAGAGGGGATACGGCCATTGGTTCTGGTAAAGTATTTAAACAGTCTATCGACTCAACTAAAATACCAATTAAGAATGTGACAATTACATAG